In Malania oleifera isolate guangnan ecotype guangnan chromosome 8, ASM2987363v1, whole genome shotgun sequence, a single window of DNA contains:
- the LOC131162815 gene encoding flavonoid-6-hydroxylase-like, translating into MGSFVVGDAIPFLRWLDVGGYEREMKRTAAELDRVMEEWLEEHKRKRPVTAEDGDDFIDVMLSVIDSRDVPSDYDLDVFIKSTCLALVLGGSDTSTVTLVWALCLVLNNPHILKKAQQELDAQVGRQQQLQGTHIKHLVYIQAIIKETLRLYLAAPLGAPHESIEDCTVSDHHVPAGTRLVVNLWMVHRDLQVWPDLDEFWPERLLATHKDVDVRGQNFELIPFSNDRRMCPGVSFALQIVHFTLSNLLHWFEIATLDNDPVDMRECFGLTMTKATPLEVLLSPRLPSHLYV; encoded by the exons ATGGGGTCGTTCGTGGTGGGAGATGCTATTCCGTTTCTGAGGTGGTTGGATGTGGGGGGATACGAGAGGGAAATGAAAAGAACCGCGGCGGAATTGGATCGCGTGATGGAGGAGTGGTTGGAGGAGCACAAGCGGAAGAGGCCGGTTACGGCGGAAGACGGCGACGACTTTATTGATGTGATGCTGTCCGTCATCGACAGCAGAGACGTGCCGTCCGATTATGATCTTGATGTTTTCATCAAATCTACATGCTTG GCTCTCGTGTTGGGGGGCTCCGACACCTCAACTGTGACGTTGGTATGGGCTCTCTGCTTGGTCCTCAACAATCCCCACATTCTAAAGAAAGCCCAACAAGAATTGGACGCCCAGGTTGGGAGACAGCAACAACTACAGGGAACTCATATCAAACACTTGGTATACATCCAAGCCATCATCAAGGAGACCCTACGCCTTTACCTCGCTGCGCCTCTAGGAGCACCTCACGAATCCATAGAAGATTGCACCGTTAGTGACCACCATGTCCCCGCCGGCACACGCCTGGTGGTGAACTTGTGGATGGTTCACCGAGACCTGCAAGTCTGGCCCGATCTAGATGAGTTTTGGCCGGAGAGACTTTTGGCAACCCACAAGGATGTGGATGTGAGGGGGCAGAATTTTGAGTTGATCCCATTCAGCAACGACAGAAGAATGTGCCCTGGagtttcttttgctcttcagattGTGCATTTTACACTATCCAATTTGCTGCATTGGTTTGAGATTGCGACTCTAGACAACGACCCAGTTGACATGAGGGAGTGCTTTGGTCTAACCATGACTAAGGCAACGCCGCTGGAAGTCCTCCTCTCACCTCGCCTGCCTTCTCACCTATATGTGTAA